From the Candidatus Neptunochlamydia vexilliferae genome, the window GAACCCTAGATTCATCTCACTGTAGAGATGGTCTCTTCTCTTTGAGAGACAACTTGTTGTGACAGCTTCTTGTCACAATGCGAAAAGGTGAACAAGGCCAATCTTTTTCTGATGGGTTTACAAAAAGGGGGCGATCCGATTTAGTGAGGGTAAGGGCCCGTCAAGAAATAAATGTTACAAGTTGACTCAGCGAGACGCAGCAAAATTAAGCTGAATGAGGAGCATCATTCCCAATAGGGAAGGGCGAAGAAGCTTAGTTTGGCAAAGTCGCAGCCAGTCAACTTGTGGCATTTATTTCTTGATGGACCCTAAAGGTAGGTGAGCGTGGATAAAGCGGTATGGTACTACATGTTGGGGGAGGAGAAGACGGGTCCGATCTCCCACGAGGAGTTGCAGGGGATGCTCGATCAGGGTGCGATCGAGCCGACTACGAAGGTGTGGACCGAGTCTTTAGGGGGTTGGCAGGCAATCTCTGATCTCGAACACTTTAATATGGCGACCCTCGATGAGACCCCAACGGTCACGGTCGAGAAGCAGGTCGAGTATGCCCGGGAGACCGATGAGGTAGGGGTGCGTCCTCACCCTTGGGTCCGTTTTTGGGCGCGGATGATCGACTATTCGTTATTCTTCTTGGTATTGGCCTTTTTGATCGGGGTTTTTGACATTGGTCTTGGGGCAGTGGGCTCCTTCTCGGGAATGGTGGCGCTCTTTTTGTGGACCTTCATCGAGGCGTTTTTTCTAAGCACTGTGGGTGCGACCCCCGGAAAATGGACGCTTAAGGTGACCGTGCGTGATGACAACCATCACAGGCTCTCTTTTTCAGAGGCGCTGAACCGGAGCTTTTCGGTCTGGTGGCTCGGAATGGGGACAGGGCTTCCCATTATTTCGCTTGTGACGATGATTGTAGCGGCGGTCAAGCTCAATAATACCGGAAAAACCACTTGGGATCGGAGGAGGGATGTCCGGGTTTTCCATGGAGACATCGGGATCGTTCGGACCTTAGTTGTCATCCTTTACTTTTTGTGTTATGCTTGGGCTATATCTTGGGGACAAATGCAAATGATGAATGTGCCACAATAATGACTGAAAAAAAAACACTTGGAGAAAACCAGTACCTCTACCAATTAAAGGTGCTGGAAGATAACTACACCTATGTCATCAGCTGGGATCAAAATGCCCTCGTGGTCGATCCTGGAGAGGGAGAACCCATTCTAAAACTCCTCGAGGAGGAGAACCTCACCCTCAAGAACATTTTGATCACCCACTACCATGACGATCACACCGGTGGCGTCGAGCTCTTAAAGAAAAAGACCGAGTGTCGTGTGATCGGCCCTGAAGATGAGCGGATCCCCGACCTCGACCAGTCGGTTGACGATGGGGAAGAGCTTCTTTTTGGTCCTTTTTCGATCGAGGTTTTTTCTACTCCAGGACACACCAAACCCCATCTCATCTATTTCTTCCGTGATCTTCACCTCCTGTTTACGGGCGATCTCCTCTTTACCGGGGGATGTGGCCGCCTCTTCGAGGGCACCCTCGAAGAGATGTGGAACTCCCTGGAAAAGGTCCTTGCTCTTCCCGATGATACGGCGATCTACTGTGGCCATGAGTATACCGTGGCTAACCTGGAGTTTGCGGCGACGGTGGAACCTGACAATGCCGCTCTTCAAAAAAGACTCGAAGAGGCGAAGAAAAAAGATGTTTCTGTTCCCTCCACCCTTGCCGAGGAAAAAGCAACCAACCCGTTCCTCCGCGTTCAGGAGGAAAGTCTCCAAAAAGGGGTAAATATGGTGGGGCAAGAGCCTGCTGCAGTCTTTGCGCACATCCGCGCGCTTAAAGACAATTTTTCACACTAAATGTTGGACAAATTTAAAGTTCAACTTTAGATCTGTCAATATTTAGTAAAGCCATTGTGGGCGCGGTGCCAGTTATACTGGACAGGGCGTCCTGTTTCAGGGTCGTGGCGGACCTGGATGGAGATATAGGGGTAGGGATGGCGATTATCGAGGTCCCGCCCTTCGGAGGCGAGATAGAGGGAGATCCCCACTTCTTTGTTGTACCAGGAGAGGGTCGATGTGGGAGCAAGGTGGGACGAGCGGCGCAGCGGCTCGGGGTAGTAGGAAAGAAGGAGATCGATTACCTCTTGGGGCCGATCCTCTAGCCCTTCAACATAGAAATCGACCTCGGCGCCGATGAGGTGTTTGGAGATCCGCGCTCCCTTAGAGGGATCGGCATAGAGATTATGGACAGGACACCGGTGGCCACAGGTGATGACCACCCGTCGGTCGAGCTTTGCTTGGATGTGGTTCAGGAGATCGATCAAGATGGGGTAGATGAACTCCTTTCCATCACGGAGCGGGAGAGAGTGGCGCTCGATGCCGCCGCAGTCGCGGTGGTAGACCATCTGCGAACCTCTAAAGATCTGAATGGGAGCATTCTCAATCTCTCCTCGACAGCGGAAAAACTCTTTGGTGATCCGAAGCTGGGAACCAACCCACCGCTTTTCCCAAGGGTAGGGCTCTTTTTTTTTCGGGGTGAGGGGAGAAAGGGCAAAGAACGTTTCATCAGATTGACGTTGAATGGGTGCGATCGTGAGGTTTTGCTCCCGAACCCGCTTTTCCTCCGACTGTTCTAAGCCGGAGCAGCCCATCAAACCGCTGAGAATAAGGAGCAAAAATAACCGGATGATCTTCATAGATTTCAGTATAGATGAGATTGCAAAAAAAATTCGAGCAAGATATGGCTAGGTTAGAAAGAGGTGGGGATGAAGAAGGTACTCATTATAGAGAAAGAGCTCTCGTCGCGGGAGCTTCTCATGGGGCTTCTAAAGGGAAAAGAGCTTCAGTTGTTTACCGTCGAAGACGGGACAGGTGCTTTAGAGCTTCTTAAAAAACGGTCCTTTGATCTCATTCTCAGCGATTTAAAAGGGATTAAAACCCTTGATCGTTCCAATCGTCGTCCTTTAAGTACCCCTCTTGTTCACCTCAGCGACTTGAATGACCCTCCTCTAAAGGGAATCGATCACATTTTGGAAAAACCCCTGACCATCCAAGCGGTGTCTACCTTACTGCTTAAGCTTTTAGCAGGGGCAAAACGGAAAAAAGCTGTCATTGCGGAAAGCCTCGCCATGAAAAAGATCTTAGCTCAAGTGGCTAAGATTGCGAAAAGTCACTCCAATGTCTTCATCAGTGGAGAGTCAGGAACGGGTAAAGAGGTGATAGCCAGTTTGATTCATGACCAGTCTCCCCGCATGGACCATCCTTTTATCCGGGTCAATTGCGCCGCCCTTCCCGATACCTTGATCGAATCAGAATTCTTCGGTCATGAAAAGGGAGCCTTCACCGGCGCTCTCCAAAAGAGAATTGGCCGCTTTGAGCGGGCTGACAAGGGGACTCTTCTCCTCGATGAGATCTCAGAGATCCCCACCTCTTTGCAAGCCAAGCTCCTCCGCGTCGTTCAGGAGCAAGAGTTTGAGCGAGTGGGGGGAACTGAGGCAATTCATGTCGATGTCCGTCTCGTCTCCACCTCCAATCGGAACATGAAGGAGGCGATTGGGGAAAAGACCTTCCGCGCCGATCTCTACTACCGCCTCAACGTCATCCCCATCTTCCTCCCTCCCTTGCGAGAAAGAAAAGAAGATATCGTTCCCCTTGCCAAATACTTCCTTGCTGAGGTGTGCGAAAGAAACCAAATCCCCCTCAAGACTTTATCTCCTGCAGCTGAAGAAAAGCTCCTTGCCTACGCATGGCCAGGGAATATCCGCGAACTCCGCAATGTGATTGAGCATGGGGTGGTGATGGACTACTCAGAAACCCTTGAAGATGAGCATCTCCTCATCGATCAGAAAGAGGTCTCTGATGAGATCTCCTGTGTCACTCTCAAAGAGCTTGAGAAGGAACATATCTTAAAAATCCTCGAGCAATATGGGGGGAACCGCACCCAAGCAGCAAAGGTTCTTGGGATCAGCGTCCGAACTCTCCGTAACAAACTGAATGCCTATAATTTTTAGCGATTTATGCGTGACCAAAATAACGACCATGTTATTTTAGTCATGACCAAAGCAATATAGCCGTTATTTTGGTCAGGATTTAAAACTTGGTCTCTCCTAAAATTTCAAGAAAAGAAGAATAGTAATGTAAATCCGGATTTACATTACCCATTTGGGGGTGATCGGGAGGGCAGATGAGGACCGGAGTGATCCTAGCTCTCTCAAGAGCGCGGATGCCGCGGAGGGCATCTTCAAAACCGAGCATTTTTTCCGATTTCCCAAGAATTTCGATTGCCTTGAGGTAGGCGTCGGGGGCTGGTTTGGGCTCAGCATAATCTTCACGGGTGATCCAGTGGGGAATTATGTTGAGAATGGGGAGATTTTGGCGGATCATTTCGGTTTGTCTTCTGGTCGAGTTGGTGACGACAGCGTGGGGGATGTTTGCTTCTTGAACTTTTTCGAGGATGGTTTCTGCTCCGGGCATCATCTCCAGACTTCCCTTTTCCAAAAGCTTGGCATACTCTCCCTTTTTTTGTTCATACAGGGCATCCCACCCCTCTTTTTCAACAAGAGCGGGAGCGTGGGCAGCGATCATCAGACGAAGTCCTTCCGAACTTTTGTGGGCAACGGCCGCAAAAGAGGGAAAGTCCCACGGAAAGTCGACCCCATGACTTTCAAGCATCTTTTGGTAGGCCTGGAAGTGGAGATGCTCGGTGTTGACAAGCAGCCCATCAAAGTCAAAAAAGATCGGGGAGTAATCTAGTATCCAACTCATATGACCATTTAGAGTTCAGTTGTACGATTTTTTCGTACAGGTGAATAGGTTATTTGCCGATGACTGGACTCGAACCAGCACTATATTGCTATAAGCAGATTTTGAATCTACCGTGTCTACCAATTCCACCACATCGGCACAAAGGAAAGAGGATACCCCGGAGTACTATCTAATGTCAAATGAGATGATTTTCGATTTTTTTCAGTAATAATCCACTTTTGCGAGAAAAAGCCCTTTTGGGGGGGCTGTAGGGCCAGCAAGGCGGCGGTCTTTGCTGGCAAGAATTTTTTGAATGCCTTCGGGGGGACGGCGCCTTGTCGCAACCTCTAGGAGGGTGCCGACCGTATTGCGGACCATTTTGTAGAGAAAGCCACTTCCCTCAAACTCGAGCCGGAAACCTCCTTCTTCGGGGGCAAAGTCGAGGCGGTAGAGGGTTTTGACAGGATCTTTGGAGCCACACCCACTCCCTGCAAAGGCTGAAAAGTCATGGGTCCCTAACAAGAGGGGAAGCGCTTTTTTAAGGAGCGCTTCATCGAAGTTGTGGGGAAGGCGGGTTTTAAACCGGTAATTAAAGGGGTCAGGAGCGGAAGAAAAGTGGTAGTAGTAGACCTTTTTTTTCACGCTGAAGCGGGCATGAAAATCGTTTGAGACGGGGACTACGTTATGGACCCGAATATCGGGAGGGAGGAGAGCGTTAAGGTCAGGGGGAGGTGTTTCTAAGGAGAAGTGGGCCACCTGGCAAAGGGCGTGGACCCCTGCATCGGTTCGCCCTGAACCGGTCACGGGACATCCCAACACTTTTTCAAGGACCGCTTGGATAGTTATGCGGTTGGGCTGCACCTGCCATCCCCCATAGTTTGTCCCGTCGTAACTCAGGGTCATCTTATACTTCATAGGGCGCTCGCAAGTTCGAGATCGGTGGGGGTGGTGATTTTCATCTGAGCACTTCCCATCACCACTTTCACAGGATGGCCTACAAGCTCTGCTAAGGCGACATCGTCGGTAAAGGTTTTTCCATTTGCAGCATTGAGCCCTGCTTCTAAAACAGTGCGGGCAAGAAGTTGGGGGGTAGCCATTTCATACAAGGAGCTCCGCTCCAGGGTCTTTTCCACAAAGCCCTTTTGATCAACCTCTTTGACCGTGTTTTTAGCGGGGTAGCCCAAAGCAGCGGCACCGACAGCGGTTCCCTCTTCTAGAAGTTTGAGCACCTCTTCTTGAGTGACGAAGGGGCGGGCTCCATCGTGGGTGAGGATGATCTCACCGGTTGTTTTTGCGAGGCCGTTTTCCATCGAGTCTTGCCGCTCTTTTCCAGGAGAGGCAAAGAGGGTCCCTTCTGGAAAAAGTGGCTGGAACTGTTCAGGACAGACGACCACGATTTCATCAATGGCATCGATGGCTTTAAAGGTTTCAAAGCTGTGGAGGGCAATAGGTTTTCCCTTTAGGGGAAGAAAGACCTTTGGGATAGGGGTTCCCATCCGGGTGCCGCGCCCTCCTGCTAGGAGGATTAAAGAAACTGTTTTCATGGAAGAGATTATAGAATATCAAGGAATTTTCCGCACCCCCCCCTAGGGAGGCGCGGAAGAAGCGTTTACGAAAGGTGATTGTTCACCTTTTTGGTCATGTCAAACATGTTGATCGCTCTTTTGCCACCAAAAACCTTAGCAAGTTTTTCATCAGGAATGATATTTCGGCGGTTATCGGGGTCTTGTCTTTTGTGCTTTTTAATGTAAGCCCAAAGTTTTTTTGTCACTTCAGTGCGAGGAAGTGGCCCTTTATCCCCTAGAACTGCAGCGAGCTCTTCGCTGATTTTCATAGGCTTCATAAATTTAGAATTCGCTTGTTTTTTAGCCATCTGGTGTTCTCCTTTACAAAATTGATTCCCCCACCGGGGGAACTTTTACATCCATTTGTATCCTCCCTGGGGATTTATAGTCAAAAAAAAAAGGAGGATCAGAGAAATTCTTGCCATTTTTCTCGTAGAAATGGCAAGTTGAGGGTATGAATCTTACGATCTGTGACAACTCTTTAATCGAAAGGCGGCAAAAACTTTTTTCGATCTTAGAAGCCCTTCAGAAGGCGGAAACCCTTGAGGAAAAGATTTCAGCGCTTGGCGTTAAGAAGACCTTTCCTTGGGTAGAGACTTTAGAAGAAGAGTACCTTGTTAAAGCAGCATTTGTCTGCGGACAAGAGGAAAGGCTTGAAAGTCTGGAGTCGTTACGCGTTTTAGAGAGCTTTTATGGCATTCTTAAGTACCACTACTTAGTTCTCACCCTCCTCTCGACAGAAAAAGAAGAGGCGCTTATACCCAAACAAGTTCAAGAATTGGGAGCTTGCCAAAGCCGGCGCTTCAGATTTAGTTCCCTCGAAGCAGTCCCCTATCGAGGAGATAGGGGCGATGCAGAGGGAGTTAAAGATGGGGATGCTGGCGCAGGCAAAAACCAATTCTTGAACTTGTTTGGGTATACCTTGCGCCCCCCTGAGGGGATCGACATCCGTAAGGAGGACGAGGTGGTCAAAAAGGCCATTTTAGAGGGGATTAAGCGGCAAGGGGAGATGGCTGAGGTTTATCCTGTTGGGGGAGCTGCCGATCGTTTAGAGCTCAAAGATGAAAAAACAGAAGAAGGACTCCCCGCTGCTCGCCTGATCTTTTTAGGAAAACCCCTCCTTGAAGGAGTCATTGCCGACCTTCAAGCGCGGGAGTACCTTCACTACAAGTTCTTTGGAAAACAGGTGACCACCCCGATCGTCATGATGACCTCCCATGTCAATCGGAACCATGCCCACATCCGCGCCATCTGTGCCCAAAATAAGTGGTTTGGCCGCCCTGAAGAGAGCTTCCGTTTTGCGACTCAACCCTTGGTTCCCACCTTTACCAAACAGGGAAAGTGGTGTCTCCAAAGGCAAGGAAAACTCCTCTTAAAGCCAGGAGGGCATGGCGCCCTTTGGAAACTCCTCGATCAAGAGGGGGTTTTTGCATGGCTTAAGAAACTCGGCAAGAAAAAAATGCTCGTCCGTCAGATCAACAACCCGATGGCGGCGATCGACTATGGCCTCCTCGCCTTTTTAGGATTGGGCCATGCCCAAGATAAAGCGTTTGGCTTTGCCTCCTGTCCCCGCCTTGTCAACGCTCACGAAGGGATGAATGTGGTCAAGGTTCAAGGTGAAGAAGAGGTTTTGACCAACGTCGAATATTGCGACTTTGAAAAACGGGGGATCGAGGATAAACCTTTTGAGCCGGGAGGAAGCCACTCCCGCTTTCCCTCCAATACCAATATCCTCTTTGCTGACATCGAAAAAATAGAAGAGGTGGTCCGAAAAAATCCCAACCCCGGCCTTCTCGTGAACTTTCGCAAAGGGCACCACTACCATAGTCCCAACCATAAAGAGCCGATTGCCCGCCTGGAAACGACGATGCAAAACATCGCCGACCACTTCCCCGCATCTGAGTCCTACCTGACCTTTAACAAAAGGCGAAAAACGATCTCAACGACCAAGCGGAAGTCAACGGCCAAAGGGGCTCTTTTAGAAACCCCCGAAGGGTGTTACTACGACTACATGCTCAATGCCCATGAGCTTCTGGGGGCCTACTGCAACATGGAGCTTCCCTCCTTCCCCGATGGGACCACTTTTGCAAAAGAAGGGCCTCCCTTCCTCTTTAGCTACCATCCTGCTCTGGGCCCTCTCTACTCCATCATTGGCAAAAAAATCCGTGGGGGCACACTCGCCAACGGGAGCGAGCTTCAGCTCGAAATTGCCGATCTCAATATCGAAAACCTCACCCTTGAGGGGAGCCTCCTCATCGATGCAACGAACATCATGGGACATCAAGAAGAGGGGCTTCTCCGCTACTCCGACCAAACGGGGCAGTGCATCTTAAAAAATGTGACGGTGAAAAATGAGGGGATCGACTGGGAAGAAGAGGACCATCTCTTTTGGAAACATGAGGTGAAGAGACGCTCAGCGCTCAAGGTTGTTCTCCATGGCCACTCTCAATTCATCGCCGAAAATGTGACCCTAAGAGGGGACTTAACGCTCGATGTGCCTCATGGAATGAAGATGACAGCAAAAGAAGAAAAGGGGCGGGTGAGCTTTATCATGGAGCCGCTTGATGGAGTGAGTTAAGACCTCCTCTTTACCTTTAAGGGTTTTATTGCTATTCTACTGTAAATTCAGGAGACTACCCATGAACGAAGAGATCAAAAATAAACTAAAAGATATCGACAGCCGCCTCATTCATATGTGGAGGTATCTTTGACTTAGAGGTCAAAGAAAAAGAGGTTGCCTCTCTTGAGAAAAAGATGGAAGAGGGGAACTTTTGGTCTGATAATGAGGCTGCCCAGAAGGTGATTGCCAAATGTAATCAACTGAAAGGGTGGACCGTTCCCTACCGCGATATTAAGAAAAGATTTGAAGCAGCCAAGGAATTTCTAGAAGAGGTCGATGAGGAAGACGAGCTCTATCACGACCTGGTCAAGGAGCTCCAAGAGATCGAAAAGGGACTCGAAGAGCTTGAGATCAAGAAGATGCTCTCTGGGGAGCTCGACAATAAGAGCTGCTACCTCAGTGTCAATGCAGGAGCGGGGGGAACCGAATCGTGCGACTGGGCCCAGATGCTCCTCCGGATGTACCAGAAGTGGGCCACCAAACGGGGATGGAAAGTCGAAGTCATTGAAAAGCTCGATGGAGAGGTCGCCGGCATTAAGAATGCCACTCTCCGCTTTACCGGCCCTTTTGCTTATGGCTATGCCAAAGCAGAAAAGGGGGTGCACCGCCTCGTTCGGATTTCCCCTTTCGATAGCAATGCTCGCCGCCACACCAGCTTTGTTTCGGTCGATGTGACCCCTGAGATCGAAGATGACATTCAGATTGAGATCCGTCCCGATGAGATCCGGATCGACACCTTCCGCGCCCAAGGGGCCGGGGGACAACATGTCAACACCACCGATTCAGCAGTGCGGATTACCCACATCAAAACAGGGATCGTTGTCTCCTGCCAAGGAGAGCGGAGTCAGTTGCAAAATAAAGAAACCTGTTTTAAAATGCTCCGTTCCAAGCTCTATGAAAAAGAGGTTTTGGAGCGGGAAGCCGCAGTGAAAAAGATGGGAGGGGAGAAAAAGGAAATCGCGTGGGGATCGCAGATCCGCAACTACGTCTTCCAACCCTACACCCTTGTGAAAGATACCCGGACCAAGTATGAAGAGGGAAATATCCAAGAGGTGATGGATGGAGAGATCGATGGATTTGTCAATGCCTACCTAAAGGAATTTAGTGAGTGAGCATATCTGACGAAAGTGACTACGACATCCGCTACTCGAATGAGAAAGATCACCCCTTCCTCCATAAATGGTTAGGGATGGACAGGGAGTGGTATCCCGTTTCCTCCGATAAAGATGTCGAGGGGATGAGTAAAAATTGGATCGGCTTTTACCGGTATGGAGCGAGTCTGACCGCCACCTATAAAGGGGATGTTGCAGGGATCGCCACCCTCTTTCTCATGCCTTATCGGAAGGTGATCCACCATTGCCTTCTCTACTTCATCGTCAACCCCGACCTTCGTGGACGGGGAGTGGGCTCCTCTCTCATCAAAAACATCACCCACCTCGGGCAAACCTACTTCCGCTTCGAATGGATGAACGCCGAGGTTTACGGCGGATGTCCCGCCATCCCCCTCCTAGAAAAAGCGGGCTATCAAGCGCAGTTTACCCAGGAAAAATTTATGAAAGATGAAGAGGGGAATTACCATCCACGGATCCTCTACCAAAAGGATTTTAATGGGAAATAAACCCCTTGTCACCTTTCGCCTGACCGAAGAAAAAGACCTTCCCCACTTTGTAGAGTGGCTCCTTCAACCAGGAGTTCTTGTGGGCTTTCCCATGACCGACCAGCGGGAAGTTGAAGATGCTGTCCGTCTTTGGAAGGGGTATATTGAAAAGGGGGTTTCGATCACCGCCCTCTACAAAAAAGAGCCAGTGGGTGCCGCCAATCTCTATATCCAAGATGTTAAAAAGCTTGCCCATCAAGCCCTTTTTGTCATTATCGTCGATGAAAAATATCGGGGCAAAGGGATTGGGACCCTCCTCCTCAAGGAGCTGACTAAACTGGCTCAAAAGCGAGGTGTCGAAATCATCCATCTTGAGGTGTACGAGAAGAACCCCGCCGTCCGCCTTTACGAGCGGATGGGCTTTAAAGAGTATGGAAGGCACCCCCACTATCTCAAAGATATTCAAGGAAACTACTACGACAAAATCTTAATGGAGAAAACAATCAGTGGCCGGACATAGTAAATGGGCAAATATTAAGCATAAAAAAGAGCGGGCCGATGCCAAGAAGGGGAAGATTTTTTCCCGGGTGGCCAAAGAAATTATCAGCGCTGTCAAGCAAGGGGGCCCCGACCCCAAAGCCAATACCAAGCTCCGCCTTGCCCTCCAAAAAGCCAAGGCAGCCAACGTCCCTTCCGATGTGATCGACCGGAACATTAAAAAAGCGGCCAGCGCCGACCAAGCAGACTTTACCGAGGTGACCTATGAGCTCTATGGCCATGGGGGCGTCGGGATTATCGTCGATGCGATGACCGACAACAAGAACCGGACCGCTTCCGACATGCGGATTGCAACCAATAAAAAGGGGGGAACGATCGCCTCTCCCGGCTCTGTCGCCTTTAACTTTGAGCGGAAAGGGGTGATCCAAATTGGGAAGGACCAAGGGGAGGAAGAGGAGCTCTTTATGCAGGCGACCGAAGCGGGCGCTGAC encodes:
- a CDS encoding YebC/PmpR family DNA-binding transcriptional regulator; translated protein: MAGHSKWANIKHKKERADAKKGKIFSRVAKEIISAVKQGGPDPKANTKLRLALQKAKAANVPSDVIDRNIKKAASADQADFTEVTYELYGHGGVGIIVDAMTDNKNRTASDMRIATNKKGGTIASPGSVAFNFERKGVIQIGKDQGEEEELFMQATEAGADDFEGADETFIVITPPERLYEVKEKLEAAGIAAQNATLEMIPKTTVDCDQDTREANQALIDFLEGLDDVDSVFHNMSE